Within the Pseudomonas chlororaphis subsp. aurantiaca genome, the region TGTCCGCCGGCTTCACCTTCTTCCGGGTCAAGGGCAAGGACAGCGACGCGGTCGCCGCCTACCTGATGAAAAACCGCGTGGTGGCCGATGCCGTGGACCGCGACGTCGGCCCGGTGATCCGCACCGCGCCCGGGCTGCTCAACGACGAAGCGCAGATCGACCGCTTCATGGACCTGCTGGCGCGCACCCTCTGAGCGCGCGCCACTGGTCCAGCAGATCCCCCCTTGCCAACCCTTGAGATGACTCATGACCACTGAACCGACTCACCCCGCCACCCCACCACTGGCTCTGAAAAAACTCTGCGCCACCTCCCTGCTCGCGCTGTTCGGCGGCCTGCTGTGCCAGGGCGCACAAGCCGCCACGCCGCAACCGGGCCAGGTGTTCAAGGACTGCAAGGACTGCCCGGAAATGGTCGTGCTGCCCGCTGGCACCTTCACCATGGGCACTCCGGACGACGAGGTCGGCCGCGAACCCGACGAAGGCCCGATGCATGACGTGACCTTCGCCAAGCCCTTTGCCATGAGTCGCTTCCAGATCACCGCCGGCGAATGGGACAGCTACGTCAAGCAGACCGGCGTGGTCATCGCCAATGGCGACACCCGCCCCGGCCGCGAATGCGTCGCCAGCAAGCCGCGCTACCCGCAAGGCCCGCGTCAGCCGGCGGTGTGCATGGACTTCGCCGACGTGAAGGCCTATGTCGCCTGGCTGTCGAAAAAGACCGGGCACAACTATTCGATGGTCAGCGAGGCCCAGCGCGAATACGCCGCCCGCGCCGGTTCCAAGGGGCCCTTCCCGTTTCCGTTCGATGAAGGCAAGGGCTACAGCATCGCCAAGCACGCCAACACCTATGGCCCGGCCGATGGCTACAGCTTCAGCTCGCCGGTGGGCAGCTACCCGCCCAATGCCTTCGGCATGTACGACATGCACGGCAATGTCTATGAATGGATCGCCGACTGCGAACACGCCAACTATGTGGGCGCGCCTACCGATGGCAGTGCCTGGGTAGAGCCGGGCTGCGAATCGCTGCAGATCCGTGGCAACGACTGGGGCGAAGCTCCGGTGTTCTCCCGTTCGGGCAATCGCAACAATATCTACCCGAGCACCCGCGGCGACTGGATCGGCTTCCGAGTGGTACGCGAGCTGTAACCCCACTCCCGCGTCGCCAGGTTTACGCGGCTGCGCCCCGATCGCCGCCTGCGGCAGCGGCTACAGATATCCCCTCTGTAGCCGCTGCCGAGCCAGGGCGAGGCTGCGATCGCCCGCAAAGCGGGCGCCAGCTCCGGCGCCCGCCAAAGGGTTCAACCCTGCTTGGCCAACAGCGCCAGGCCTTCATGCAAGGCCGGGAACAGGCTGTTGTTGAAGTTGTTCCAGCGCAGTTCGAGGATAGTGTCCTCGGGGGCGATGGTGGTGTTGAGCACGTCATGGAACACCTCGCCGGAATCGATGCCGTTGTCCACGTAGTGGAACGAGGCACCGGTCATGTACAGCGGCTCGACCGGCTCGGTTTCCCGCGTGGTCCAGTCCACCACCTTCTGCCCACGGGCACCGTACAGCGCATTCCAGGTGGCATAGGCGCCGCGACGCTCGTAGGGCGACTCGAGGCGGGTGATGCCCGGATGGATGTTCATGATCCGCCGCGCGAAAGGCGCGCCCGGGCGCACCAGCTCGTCGAGAATCACCAGCAGGCCGTCGAGCACCACGATGTCAGCCTTGAGCTCCACCAGGGTGTCGTGCAGGCGGCGCTCGAAATCCTGCTTGCCGGCGATATGCTCGGCCGAGCCCCGCGGATGGCGACGATAGGTGGACGGCACGCTGAGCAGCAGGTCGTTGACCAGGCGCCCCTGCACGCGCAGGTCCGCCGGGTACAGCCACTGCCGGCCGGGCTGATAGGCAAAGCCGTAGTCGCTCACCAGTTGCTGGTCCCGTGGCGACTGCTCGTCATCGTCGTAGACCACCCCGACCAGGTTATAAGCCT harbors:
- a CDS encoding N(5)-hydroxyornithine transformylase PvdF, whose translation is MMKKNLVYVWSLRNAAADKAGQPVAYKDHERYMKSVLEFLVESLNQTPLGEAYNLVGVVYDDDEQSPRDQQLVSDYGFAYQPGRQWLYPADLRVQGRLVNDLLLSVPSTYRRHPRGSAEHIAGKQDFERRLHDTLVELKADIVVLDGLLVILDELVRPGAPFARRIMNIHPGITRLESPYERRGAYATWNALYGARGQKVVDWTTRETEPVEPLYMTGASFHYVDNGIDSGEVFHDVLNTTIAPEDTILELRWNNFNNSLFPALHEGLALLAKQG
- the pvdO gene encoding dihydropyoverdine dehydrogenase, encoding MTTEPTHPATPPLALKKLCATSLLALFGGLLCQGAQAATPQPGQVFKDCKDCPEMVVLPAGTFTMGTPDDEVGREPDEGPMHDVTFAKPFAMSRFQITAGEWDSYVKQTGVVIANGDTRPGRECVASKPRYPQGPRQPAVCMDFADVKAYVAWLSKKTGHNYSMVSEAQREYAARAGSKGPFPFPFDEGKGYSIAKHANTYGPADGYSFSSPVGSYPPNAFGMYDMHGNVYEWIADCEHANYVGAPTDGSAWVEPGCESLQIRGNDWGEAPVFSRSGNRNNIYPSTRGDWIGFRVVREL